In Ruminiclostridium papyrosolvens DSM 2782, the following proteins share a genomic window:
- a CDS encoding NADH-dependent [FeFe] hydrogenase, group A6 encodes MDMINLKIDGFDVSVPKNTTILEAAKQLNIDIPTLCFMKGINEPGSCRVCVVEVEGWRGLHPACVTKVSEGIVVKTATSTVREARKNILELIMANHNRECLSCPRNLKCELQTLCNDNGIDTIPYEGKVDKGCLDTSGPIVRDPNKCVLCGRCVSVCSKIQDVSAIDFAFRGAHMTVTTAYEEGLVGQDCINCGQCIKICPVGALQERDDTDKVWKALENPELHVVVQTAPAVRVALGEEFGFAPGTNVEGKMVTALRRLGFNKVFDTNFSADLTIIEEGNELIERIQNGGKLPMITSCSPGWIKFCEHNYHDFIENLSSCKSPQQMFGAIAKSYYPVKADVDPKSMFVVSVMPCTAKKYEADREEMSVDGLKDIDAVITTRELAKMIRQAGIKFAELEDSKQDSILGTYSGAGTIFGNTGGVMEAALRTVADKLTGKSLDCIDYTAVRGLEGIREATVNIADMEIKVAVANGTGNASKLLDKIRAGEANYHFIEVMGCEGGCINGGGQPIIKDKSTTEAVKTARIKGLYNIDASCEKRKSHENPEIQKLYSEYLGEAGGHKAHKLLHTHYTAR; translated from the coding sequence ATGGATATGATTAATTTAAAAATAGACGGGTTTGATGTTTCTGTTCCAAAGAATACTACAATTCTTGAAGCTGCAAAACAGCTCAATATAGATATTCCGACTTTGTGCTTCATGAAGGGCATAAATGAGCCCGGTTCATGCAGAGTTTGTGTTGTTGAGGTTGAAGGTTGGAGAGGTCTTCACCCTGCATGTGTAACTAAGGTATCTGAGGGTATCGTTGTAAAGACTGCTACAAGCACAGTAAGAGAAGCAAGAAAGAACATACTTGAGCTTATTATGGCAAACCATAACAGAGAATGTCTTTCATGTCCAAGAAACCTGAAGTGCGAGCTGCAGACACTTTGCAATGACAACGGAATAGATACAATTCCTTATGAAGGAAAGGTTGACAAGGGATGTCTTGATACTTCCGGCCCTATCGTAAGAGATCCTAACAAGTGTGTTCTTTGCGGAAGATGTGTTAGTGTCTGTTCAAAGATACAGGACGTAAGCGCCATCGACTTTGCTTTCCGTGGAGCCCATATGACAGTTACAACTGCATATGAAGAAGGTCTTGTTGGTCAGGATTGTATAAACTGCGGTCAGTGTATCAAGATATGTCCTGTTGGAGCTTTACAGGAGAGAGATGATACTGACAAGGTATGGAAGGCTCTCGAAAACCCTGAATTACATGTTGTTGTTCAGACTGCTCCTGCTGTAAGAGTTGCTCTCGGTGAAGAATTCGGATTTGCGCCGGGAACAAATGTTGAAGGTAAAATGGTTACTGCACTTAGAAGATTGGGCTTCAACAAGGTATTTGATACAAACTTCAGTGCTGACCTGACAATTATAGAAGAAGGCAACGAACTTATAGAAAGAATTCAAAACGGTGGTAAACTCCCAATGATTACTTCCTGCTCACCGGGATGGATTAAATTTTGTGAGCATAACTACCATGATTTTATAGAAAATCTTTCATCCTGCAAATCACCGCAACAGATGTTTGGTGCAATTGCAAAATCCTATTATCCTGTTAAGGCTGATGTTGATCCTAAGAGCATGTTTGTGGTATCAGTAATGCCATGTACTGCAAAGAAGTATGAAGCGGACAGGGAAGAGATGAGTGTTGACGGACTAAAGGACATTGATGCGGTTATTACTACAAGAGAACTTGCAAAGATGATAAGACAGGCGGGAATCAAATTTGCTGAACTGGAAGACAGCAAGCAGGACAGTATACTTGGAACTTACTCCGGTGCAGGAACAATATTCGGTAATACCGGAGGAGTTATGGAAGCTGCTCTTCGTACCGTAGCTGACAAGCTTACAGGAAAATCACTTGATTGCATTGATTACACTGCTGTAAGAGGTTTGGAGGGTATTAGAGAAGCTACAGTAAATATCGCCGATATGGAGATAAAAGTTGCTGTTGCAAATGGTACAGGAAATGCGTCAAAGCTTCTTGATAAAATAAGAGCAGGTGAAGCAAACTATCACTTCATTGAAGTAATGGGTTGTGAAGGTGGATGTATCAACGGTGGCGGACAGCCAATCATTAAGGATAAATCTACTACAGAGGCTGTTAAAACTGCAAGAATCAAGGGTCTGTATAATATAGATGCATCATGCGAAAAGAGAAAGTCACATGAAAACCCTGAGATACAGAAATTGTACTCAGAGTACCTTGGAGAAGCAGGGGGACACAAGGCTCATAAGCTGCTTCACACACATTATACAGCAAGATAA
- a CDS encoding carbohydrate ABC transporter permease, with product MKKIYKRIPTYTLCIILCLIIMYPIVFIVSCSFFGSRELADNFINLFYLIRKDFSLSGYQIILYSFRFQSGLIFSLIYAICITFLQYVFGISSGFVLAKFRFKFNEALYFAYLLCMIMPFSVIVLPQYMLFKSIGIYDSVFAIILPGGFGAMGVFFYRQFIKQIPNNILEAAQVDGASPFVLLKKILAPMLKDCTFAYMVICFCTNWNSIDPSIAFIRSVSIQPLSVALKEAFNNAPEVFFAPAVLYMVPPILVYFFFSEELIRGLSFNKSSTKGPSHEI from the coding sequence GTGAAGAAGATTTATAAACGTATTCCGACTTATACATTATGTATTATATTATGTTTAATAATAATGTATCCTATAGTTTTCATTGTGTCATGTTCCTTTTTTGGTAGCCGAGAACTAGCTGATAATTTTATAAATTTATTCTATTTGATTCGAAAAGATTTTTCACTCTCTGGATATCAAATAATATTATATAGCTTTCGCTTTCAATCCGGATTGATATTCTCATTAATATACGCTATATGCATAACATTCTTGCAATATGTATTTGGAATTTCAAGTGGTTTTGTTCTAGCAAAATTCCGGTTTAAGTTTAATGAAGCACTTTATTTTGCATATCTTTTGTGCATGATTATGCCATTTAGCGTAATTGTTTTGCCTCAATATATGCTTTTTAAAAGTATAGGGATATACGATAGCGTGTTTGCAATCATCTTGCCGGGCGGCTTTGGGGCTATGGGAGTTTTTTTCTATCGACAATTTATAAAGCAAATTCCAAACAATATACTTGAGGCGGCGCAGGTTGACGGGGCTTCTCCATTTGTACTTCTTAAAAAGATACTGGCTCCAATGTTAAAAGATTGCACATTCGCCTATATGGTTATTTGTTTCTGTACAAATTGGAATTCAATAGACCCTTCAATTGCATTTATTCGTTCAGTTAGTATTCAACCTCTTTCTGTGGCTCTTAAAGAAGCTTTTAATAATGCCCCGGAAGTATTTTTCGCTCCGGCAGTATTGTATATGGTACCTCCTATTTTAGTTTATTTTTTCTTTTCAGAGGAGCTTATTAGAGGGTTATCATTTAATAAATCTTCAACGAAAGGACCTTCGCATGAAATATAA
- a CDS encoding complex I 51 kDa subunit family protein: protein MDKVLSARFGKIKPDSVEEYIQAGGYEGLKKTMSMEHLDAIEEIKKANLFGRGGAAYPTGIKWEQAYAIQRGPKYMVCNADEGEPGTFKDKHILAEDPFELIEGMTIGAYIMGAKEGYIYIRGEYAAIQRIVKSAIENAKKAGYLGKNILGREGFDFELKVVSGAGAYVCGENTALVESIEGKTGRPRQKPPYIKNCGLYQMPTILNNVETYSCIPWIIKDGGDKFSSMGTEFSGGTKLMCLSGNVNNRGVYEIPFGLTLRELIFNLGGGMKDGRKLKFVHLGGSSGSCFPESMIDTKICYYDLKKAGFSLGSGAVLVVDDTHCAVDYLKTVMEFFEEESCGKCTPCREGNLRLVEILDKMTEGTATMADFNKMKSLAQTMKTTSFCGLGQSAPMPLITLVKYFEEEFLEHINGKCRAGVCSMSGKAGK from the coding sequence ATGGATAAGGTACTGAGCGCAAGATTTGGAAAAATTAAACCTGACAGTGTTGAAGAATATATTCAGGCCGGAGGTTACGAAGGCTTGAAAAAAACAATGTCAATGGAACACCTTGATGCAATAGAAGAAATAAAGAAAGCAAACCTTTTTGGAAGAGGCGGAGCTGCTTATCCTACCGGAATTAAGTGGGAGCAGGCTTATGCTATTCAAAGAGGACCTAAATACATGGTCTGTAATGCAGATGAAGGTGAACCCGGTACATTTAAGGATAAACATATATTGGCCGAAGACCCTTTTGAACTCATTGAAGGTATGACCATAGGTGCATATATAATGGGTGCTAAGGAAGGCTATATTTATATCAGAGGCGAATATGCAGCTATTCAGAGAATCGTGAAAAGTGCTATTGAAAATGCAAAAAAAGCGGGATATTTGGGTAAGAATATTCTAGGCAGAGAAGGCTTTGATTTTGAATTAAAGGTTGTTTCAGGTGCAGGCGCATATGTTTGCGGTGAAAATACAGCTTTGGTTGAATCAATTGAAGGAAAGACAGGAAGACCAAGACAAAAGCCGCCTTATATAAAGAACTGCGGTTTGTATCAAATGCCTACAATACTGAACAACGTTGAGACATATTCATGTATTCCATGGATAATAAAGGACGGCGGAGATAAATTCAGCTCAATGGGAACTGAGTTCAGCGGCGGAACTAAATTGATGTGCTTATCAGGTAATGTTAACAACAGAGGTGTTTACGAAATACCTTTCGGATTAACTTTGAGAGAACTTATATTCAACTTGGGCGGAGGAATGAAAGACGGACGTAAGTTGAAATTTGTTCATCTTGGCGGTTCATCAGGAAGCTGTTTCCCTGAAAGCATGATTGACACAAAAATATGCTATTATGATTTAAAAAAAGCAGGTTTTTCATTGGGGTCAGGTGCAGTGCTTGTAGTAGACGACACACATTGTGCAGTAGATTACCTGAAAACCGTTATGGAGTTCTTTGAAGAAGAATCCTGCGGAAAATGTACACCTTGCAGAGAAGGTAACCTCAGACTGGTTGAAATTCTTGACAAGATGACAGAAGGAACTGCAACTATGGCTGATTTTAATAAAATGAAGAGTCTTGCGCAAACTATGAAGACAACAAGTTTCTGCGGATTGGGACAAAGTGCTCCAATGCCATTGATAACTCTGGTTAAATATTTTGAAGAAGAATTTTTGGAGCATATTAACGGAAAATGTAGAGCCGGAGTGTGCAGCATGTCTGGAAAGGCAGGTAAATAA
- a CDS encoding MutS family DNA mismatch repair protein has translation MRTPEEKYKKRVDVYKRKLELYTGKSSTTGNYKLLVFFTGLIGAAVLFFFKLYILMAAVILLFGGLFAYLSIIHNTYIKNKNYYHAMFQINQMCLKRALGEWNEFSDIGEEFLNPQHNYTYDLDIFGKGSIFQMLNMTATYSGRHKLAELLLNPMENKEEIYKRQEALQELSKKLIFRHRLFSNGLTLNKNTILTDNNESDKKRKKTLLDTMNKLDDVYTWAKEEKSLYTSPKYKLLIFGLPSLSFCMLILGIISLVPVYVPIALYLVQFIMIGFRAQNRNKSFELVEKHSDTLKVYKSLLRIFETEKFSSNYINSLKNKLKDDYGNPAWKQIEKLSKIWELIANRYNLMHIFINTAVLWDFHCLAALENWKKSGGKHVERWFDTIGEVEALCSLSLMCHDNPEYIMPRICEENTPQIEALRLGHPLLTKARECNDITINSKEPILLITGSNMSGKSTFLRTVGMSLILSYLGLPICAEAFSCPVLKVYACMRTSDNLGQSVSSFYAELLRVKMIVEAVDRGEKVFFLLDEIFKGTNSADRHTGAKMLINQLDKKGAWGLVSTHDLELADMENESQGRIRNYHFKEYYKDNQIYFDYQLRKGVSDTRNAIFLMKMAGVNIE, from the coding sequence ATGAGAACACCGGAAGAAAAGTACAAAAAAAGAGTAGATGTTTATAAAAGAAAGCTTGAATTATACACCGGAAAAAGCAGTACTACAGGTAATTACAAGCTGTTAGTATTTTTTACGGGTTTGATTGGGGCGGCTGTTTTATTTTTCTTTAAATTATATATACTAATGGCTGCAGTAATACTGCTTTTTGGGGGATTGTTCGCTTATCTTTCCATTATTCACAACACATATATAAAAAATAAGAACTACTATCACGCAATGTTTCAGATAAATCAAATGTGCCTTAAAAGAGCTTTAGGTGAATGGAATGAATTCTCAGACATAGGGGAAGAATTCTTGAATCCGCAACACAACTACACATATGACCTTGATATATTTGGGAAAGGTTCCATTTTTCAGATGCTTAATATGACAGCAACATATTCAGGTAGACATAAACTTGCAGAATTGCTTTTAAATCCTATGGAGAATAAAGAAGAAATATATAAAAGGCAGGAAGCATTACAGGAGTTATCCAAAAAGCTTATATTCAGACACAGGCTATTTTCAAACGGCTTAACCCTTAACAAGAACACAATACTAACTGACAATAACGAGAGTGATAAAAAAAGAAAGAAAACTCTTCTGGATACTATGAACAAGTTGGATGATGTATACACATGGGCAAAGGAAGAAAAAAGCCTGTACACATCGCCTAAATATAAGCTGTTGATATTCGGACTTCCTAGTCTGTCATTCTGTATGCTGATACTGGGAATAATAAGTCTTGTACCAGTTTATGTACCCATAGCCCTTTATCTGGTACAGTTCATAATGATTGGTTTCAGGGCTCAAAACAGAAACAAGAGTTTTGAGTTAGTAGAAAAGCACTCAGACACCCTGAAAGTATATAAAAGCTTATTAAGAATATTTGAAACGGAGAAATTCTCAAGCAATTATATAAATAGCTTAAAGAATAAGTTAAAGGATGATTACGGAAATCCTGCTTGGAAGCAAATTGAAAAATTATCAAAGATATGGGAGCTTATTGCAAACAGGTACAACCTGATGCATATCTTTATAAATACAGCCGTGTTATGGGATTTCCATTGCCTTGCAGCACTTGAAAACTGGAAAAAAAGCGGAGGCAAACATGTTGAGAGGTGGTTTGACACAATAGGAGAGGTTGAAGCCTTATGCAGTCTGTCCCTGATGTGCCACGATAATCCCGAATACATAATGCCACGTATTTGTGAAGAAAATACTCCTCAAATAGAAGCATTGAGATTAGGACACCCGTTACTGACAAAAGCCAGAGAATGCAATGATATAACAATAAATTCAAAAGAGCCGATACTGCTTATAACTGGTTCTAATATGTCAGGTAAAAGTACATTTTTAAGGACTGTAGGAATGAGTCTTATATTATCGTATCTTGGACTGCCAATCTGTGCGGAAGCTTTTAGCTGCCCTGTACTGAAGGTATATGCATGTATGAGAACCAGTGATAATTTAGGACAAAGTGTATCCTCCTTTTATGCCGAGCTGCTGAGAGTTAAAATGATTGTAGAGGCAGTAGATAGGGGAGAAAAAGTATTCTTCCTTCTGGATGAAATCTTTAAGGGAACAAATTCGGCAGACAGACACACAGGTGCTAAAATGCTGATAAACCAGTTAGATAAAAAAGGTGCATGGGGACTTGTTTCTACCCACGACTTAGAACTTGCAGATATGGAAAATGAGAGTCAGGGCCGCATCAGGAATTACCATTTCAAGGAGTATTACAAAGATAATCAGATATACTTCGATTATCAGCTGAGAAAAGGTGTATCAGATACAAGAAACGCTATTTTTCTAATGAAAATGGCAGGAGTTAATATAGAATAA
- a CDS encoding complex I 24 kDa subunit family protein gives MEKVKEILNRYGNSKDNLIQVMLELQNISGTNSLPHDWVVFVAEALDMPVSRVYSVITFYSMFGNEPRGKYLVEVCKSGPCHVSGAKTVLQLIEEKLGLKPGETTEDGVFTLIQSSCFGACDIAPAIKIGEKVYGNLTAEKLTEIVDSYREGQHNG, from the coding sequence ATGGAGAAGGTTAAGGAGATATTGAATCGCTACGGCAATTCAAAAGACAATCTTATTCAAGTGATGTTGGAACTGCAAAATATTTCGGGGACTAATTCCCTGCCCCATGATTGGGTTGTATTTGTAGCAGAAGCACTGGATATGCCTGTTAGTAGGGTATATAGTGTAATTACTTTTTATTCTATGTTTGGCAATGAGCCTAGAGGCAAGTATTTGGTTGAAGTCTGTAAAAGCGGGCCTTGCCATGTTTCAGGTGCAAAAACTGTATTGCAGCTTATTGAAGAGAAACTTGGCTTAAAGCCCGGTGAGACCACTGAAGATGGAGTTTTTACATTGATTCAGTCAAGCTGTTTTGGTGCATGTGATATAGCTCCTGCTATCAAAATAGGTGAAAAAGTTTATGGTAATCTCACAGCTGAGAAGTTGACTGAGATAGTAGACTCTTACAGGGAGGGCCAACATAATGGATAA
- a CDS encoding extracellular solute-binding protein: MKKHIFIILFAMVLFLISGCNGTSKETLPNSQSNNSIKKFTEIQLKNKIPEGYAITKVLKETPDGLYVLCLNFSKPDEQHTHKDETQHKDEVYNQNRIFFINQDINKSIWTGNCEAAAMDSNNQLYILSEVGNGSSKKFVLNKYDDKLNLSGKWTLKSPPKEHSILVNDIILYNDRIAVIRTGGVQIFDLYGKVLWEKSYKSINNYASDNQNLYLTEFPVYGGDTNRLFKLNVFGFREEWSANIQLIQDQIKNLSYNKYDSKLYLILNNRLMSCDKGKLSEVCNFLDFKSGKLVSNAAVSNDEARFTNYLQLMFNNNSFTLLLYAIENNPMFSYSPSNQAVKSPSTSVNLLLPTHNNTLEMTAARFEEKNPDTKINFTYYKETGDVSQPDFIQFMNLKVLSGEQNWDIVPIIYLPYWQYIQKGILADLDSLDKKHDLSNSAVYYTNLIDGCRIDKKLYYLPICITFPTFIIDIMNKEADSFIRDSKTWTWTELEKNIASWKKESKPFKKNPLAGASVISVMIYQPYISGFFTGEKKEQDVKLFEECMTLLSSFEKKGLYADKDQVGVLMPSMDTNWSIFSNGIIPLSENDRVISVPTLNGSNRRSFTIQEAYAINSQSSNPTLAFDFLKFLAKDSSMSHPEAICRSDREYIINNLANQLQASSEKVIPFVDSLLAAKSSLNHADYFDPQVGRIVFEIVDQFRKGLISKEEAARDISKRVWLYANE, translated from the coding sequence ATGAAAAAACATATATTCATCATTCTTTTTGCCATGGTTCTGTTTCTCATCAGTGGATGTAATGGGACTTCAAAGGAAACATTACCGAATTCTCAATCTAATAACTCTATAAAGAAATTTACCGAAATCCAGCTGAAAAACAAAATCCCAGAGGGCTATGCAATTACAAAAGTTCTTAAAGAAACCCCTGACGGCTTATATGTACTGTGCTTAAATTTTAGTAAACCGGATGAGCAACATACTCATAAAGATGAAACGCAACATAAGGATGAAGTTTATAATCAGAACAGGATATTTTTTATAAATCAAGATATAAATAAGAGCATATGGACTGGAAATTGTGAAGCAGCAGCTATGGATTCCAATAATCAGCTTTACATATTAAGTGAGGTAGGAAATGGGTCTTCTAAAAAATTTGTTTTAAATAAATACGATGATAAGCTTAACTTATCCGGTAAGTGGACACTGAAGTCACCTCCCAAAGAACATTCTATACTTGTTAACGATATTATTTTATATAATGACCGAATTGCCGTTATTAGGACAGGTGGAGTGCAAATTTTTGATTTATACGGGAAGGTTCTTTGGGAAAAGAGTTATAAAAGTATAAATAACTATGCTTCGGATAATCAAAATCTTTACCTGACTGAGTTTCCCGTTTATGGAGGGGACACTAACAGGCTTTTTAAGCTTAACGTTTTTGGATTTAGGGAGGAATGGTCAGCTAATATCCAGTTAATTCAGGACCAAATCAAAAACCTGTCATATAATAAATATGACTCAAAACTGTATCTCATTTTAAACAATCGCTTGATGAGCTGTGATAAAGGCAAACTATCGGAGGTTTGTAATTTTTTAGATTTCAAGAGCGGAAAGCTTGTATCAAATGCTGCCGTTTCAAATGATGAAGCTCGTTTTACAAACTATCTGCAATTGATGTTTAATAATAATAGTTTCACACTTCTTTTATATGCTATAGAAAACAATCCAATGTTTTCATATTCACCTTCTAATCAAGCTGTAAAATCACCAAGTACTTCTGTAAATTTGCTTCTGCCTACACATAATAATACACTTGAGATGACAGCGGCTAGGTTTGAAGAAAAAAATCCTGATACCAAAATTAACTTTACCTATTATAAAGAGACTGGTGATGTCAGCCAACCGGATTTTATACAATTTATGAATCTGAAGGTCTTATCAGGAGAACAAAACTGGGATATAGTTCCCATCATTTATTTACCTTACTGGCAATATATTCAAAAGGGTATTCTGGCAGACTTGGATTCGCTTGATAAGAAACACGATCTTAGTAACTCGGCTGTTTATTATACAAATCTGATTGATGGGTGTAGAATAGATAAAAAACTTTATTATTTACCGATATGTATAACATTTCCGACATTTATAATAGACATAATGAATAAAGAAGCAGACAGCTTTATTCGGGACTCAAAAACTTGGACATGGACTGAATTGGAAAAAAATATAGCTTCTTGGAAGAAAGAAAGCAAACCATTTAAAAAAAATCCTTTGGCTGGTGCTTCAGTAATTTCAGTAATGATTTATCAACCATACATATCCGGATTTTTCACTGGGGAAAAAAAGGAGCAAGATGTGAAGCTGTTTGAGGAATGTATGACACTCTTATCCAGTTTTGAAAAAAAGGGTTTGTATGCCGATAAAGATCAGGTTGGAGTTTTAATGCCTTCGATGGATACTAATTGGTCAATATTTAGCAATGGCATTATTCCACTCTCTGAGAATGATAGAGTAATTTCGGTTCCTACTCTTAATGGAAGTAACCGACGTTCATTTACTATTCAGGAGGCGTATGCCATTAATTCTCAAAGCTCTAATCCTACCTTAGCCTTTGACTTTCTGAAATTTTTAGCGAAAGATAGCTCAATGAGTCACCCGGAGGCTATTTGTAGATCAGACAGAGAGTATATCATTAATAATTTGGCTAACCAATTGCAAGCCTCATCGGAGAAAGTCATCCCATTCGTAGATTCATTACTGGCTGCTAAATCATCTTTGAATCATGCCGATTACTTTGACCCGCAAGTAGGCAGAATAGTTTTTGAAATTGTTGACCAGTTTAGAAAGGGCTTAATTTCAAAAGAAGAAGCTGCCAGAGACATTTCAAAAAGGGTTTGGCTCTACGCAAATGAATAA
- a CDS encoding carbohydrate ABC transporter permease, whose product MTNYLDGGKFVFLHNYIQLFQNKVFLKALLNTFCITTVGVSLIMVISFIIAYYIWKTLTVHRLLKVVLLPLAVATVAISFVWETLFNSNGDINKLFTEILGLSSINWQSGALSYIPILLLYIWRYIGIDIIVFVAALNTISTEIIQAFLLDSKSKLKQMYYVFIPGIVPQTIFVFFISLMYCLWLSQDIFTLWKDYPPEQLYLLQHFITNSFRKLNYENAAAASTVLIIIIGVILVFLRKLERRYDIQ is encoded by the coding sequence ATGACTAATTATTTAGATGGGGGAAAGTTTGTTTTTCTCCATAACTATATACAGCTATTTCAAAACAAAGTATTTTTAAAAGCACTCCTGAACACTTTTTGTATTACTACTGTGGGAGTTTCTTTGATAATGGTAATTTCATTTATAATTGCATATTATATTTGGAAAACGTTAACCGTGCACCGATTACTAAAGGTTGTACTTTTACCGCTTGCGGTTGCTACAGTAGCAATTTCATTTGTATGGGAAACACTATTCAATTCAAACGGTGATATTAATAAACTTTTTACTGAAATCCTTGGGTTGTCATCAATAAATTGGCAATCGGGTGCTTTGTCGTATATTCCGATATTACTTCTGTACATATGGAGATATATTGGGATTGACATAATTGTATTTGTTGCAGCTCTCAACACAATTTCTACAGAAATAATACAGGCTTTTTTACTGGACAGTAAAAGCAAATTGAAACAAATGTACTATGTATTTATACCCGGTATCGTCCCTCAAACAATTTTTGTTTTTTTTATATCCCTCATGTATTGTTTGTGGCTATCCCAAGATATTTTTACGCTATGGAAGGACTATCCGCCTGAACAGCTATATTTGCTGCAACACTTTATTACAAACAGTTTTCGAAAACTAAATTATGAAAATGCTGCCGCAGCTTCCACGGTGCTTATTATTATTATAGGTGTTATATTAGTATTTTTGAGGAAGCTGGAGAGGAGGTATGATATTCAGTGA